A genomic window from Macaca mulatta isolate MMU2019108-1 chromosome 19, T2T-MMU8v2.0, whole genome shotgun sequence includes:
- the AMH gene encoding muellerian-inhibiting factor has translation MTRDLPLTSLTLVLSALGALLGTEALRAEEPAVGTGGLIFREDLDWPPGSPQEPLCLVALGGDSNGSGTPLQVMGVLSAYERAFLGAVQRAHWGPRDLATFGVCTPGDRQAALPSLQRLGAWLRDPGGQRLVVLHLEEVTWEPTPSLRFQEPPHGVADPPELALLVLYPGPGPGPEVTVTRAGLPGAQSLCPSRDTRYLALAVDRPAGAWRGSGLALTLQPRGEGSLLSTAQVQALLFGDDHRCFTRMTPALLLLPRSEPAPLPAQGQLDTVPFPPPRPSAELEESPPSADPFLETLTRLVRTLRGPRARASAPRLALDPDALAGFPQGLVNLSDPAALERLLDGEDPLLLLRPTAATTGDPAPLHDPTSAPWATALAHRVAAELQAAAAELSSLPGLPPAAAPLLARLLALCPGGPGGPGDPLRALLLLKALQGLRAEWRGRDPRGPGRAQRSAGATAADGPCALRELSVDLRAERSVLIPETYQANNCQGVCGWPQSDRNPRYGNHVVLLLKMQARGAALARPPCCVPTAYAGKLLISLSEERISAHHVPNMVATECGCR, from the exons ATGACGCGGGACCTGCCTCTCACCAGCCTGACCCTGGTACTGTCCGCCCTGGGGGCTCTGCTGGGGACTGAGGCCCTCAGAGCAGAAGAACCAGCTGTGGGCACCGGTGGCCTCATCTTCCGAGAAGACCTGGACTGGCCGCCAGGCAGCCCACAAGAGCCTCTGTGCCTGGTGGCACTGGGTGGGGACAGCAATGGCAGCGGCACCCCCCTGCAGGTCATGGGAGTTCTGAGCGCCTATGAGCGGGCCTTCCTGGGGGCCGTGCAGCGGGCCCACTGGGGCCCCCGAGACCTGGCCACCTTTGGGGTGTGCACCCCCGGTGACAGGCAGGCTGCCTTGCCCTCTCTACAGCGGCTGGGGGCCTGGCTGCGGGACCCTGGGGGGCAGCGCCTGGTGGTCCTGCACCTGGAGGAAG TGACCTGGGAGCCCACACCTTCGCTGAGGTTCCAGGAGCCCCCGCATGGAGTAGCCGACCCCCCGGAGCTGGCGCTGCTGGTGCTGTaccctgggcctgggcctggccctgAGGTCACTGTGACGAGGGCTGGGCTGCCGGGTGCCCAG AGCCTCTGCCCGTCCCGGGACACTCGCTACCTGGCGTTGGCGGTGGACCGCCCTGCGGGGGCCTGGCGCGGCTCCGGGCTGGCCTTGACCCTGCAGCCCCGCGGAGAGG GCTCCCTCCTGAGTACCGCCCAGGTGCAGGCACTGCTGTTCGGCGACGACCACCGCTGCTTCACGCGGATGACCCCGGCCTTGCTCCTGCTGCCGCGGTCTGAGCCCGCGCCGCTGCCCGCGCAAGGCCAGCTGGACACCGTGCCCTTCCCGCCGCCCAG GCCATCCGCGGAGCTCGAGGAGTCGCCGCCCAGTGCAGACCCCTTCCTGGAGACGCTCACGCGCCTGGTGCGGACGTTGCGGGGCCCCCGGGCCCGGGCCTCCGCGCCCCGCCTGGCCCTGGACCCGGACGCGCTGGCCGGCTTCCCGCAGGGCCTGGTCAACCTGTCGGACCCCGCGGCGCTGGAGCGCCTGCTAGACGGCGAGGACCCGCTGTTGCTGCTGCGGCCCACCGCGGCCACCACCGGGGACCCCGCGCCCCTGCACGACCCCACGTCGGCGCCGTGGGCGACTGCCCTGGCGCACCGCGTGGCTGCCGAGCTGCAAGCGGCGGCTGCCGAGCTGAGCAGCCTCCCAGGTCTGCCTCCAGCCGCAGCCCCGCTGCTGGCACGCCTGCTCGCGCTCTGCCCAGGCGGCCCCGGCGGCCCCGGCGATCCCTTGCGAGCTCTGCTGCTTCTGAAAGCGCTGCAGGGCCTGCGCGCGGAGTGGCGCGGGCGGGATCCACGCGGGCCGGGGCGGGCACAGCGCAGCGCAGGGGCCACCGCCGCCGACGGGCCGTGCGCGCTGCGCGAGCTCAGCGTAGACCTCCGCGCCGAGCGCTCCGTACTCATCCCGGAGACCTACCAGGCCAACAATTGCCAGGGCGTGTGCGGCTGGCCGCAGTCCGACCGCAACCCGCGCTACGGCAACCACGTGGTGCTGCTGCTGAAGATGCAGGCCCGTGGGGCCGCCCTGGCGCGCCCCCCCTGCTGCGTGCCCACTGCCTACGCGGGCAAGCTGCTCATCAGCCTGTCGGAGGAGCGCATCAGCGCGCACCACGTGCCCAACATGGTGGCCACCGAGTGTGGCTGCCGGTGA
- the JSRP1 gene encoding junctional sarcoplasmic reticulum protein 1 — MATSAWEELDGGLGSCQALEDHSALAEPQEDRAPATPRLADSGSPPHDSQEPVAEGRSVDTRPKKMEKEAAARGTPGTGKERLKAGASPRSAPARKKAQTAPPPQPPPQPPALSQELPWGDLSLNKCLVLASLVALLGSAFQLCRDAVAGEAAVQARAPEPWVPPSSAPREPSSPLPKFEAQAPPSALPAPRTEAEIRPKIPGSREAAEKDEEEPGEATGEAVGEDRAPLADRGPKERPRRQGKPRKEKPRKEERPKKERPRKEERPRAAREPREALPRRWESREGGHRPWARDSRDAEPRKRQAWVSPRRPYEEERPGSRQKLRAGKGRD; from the exons ATGGCAACCAGCGCCTGGGAGGAGCTAGATGGCGGCCTGGGCAGCTGCCAGGCCCTGGAGGACCACTCTGCGCTGGCCGAGCCCCAGGAGGACAGGGCTCCAG CAACACCCAGGCTGGCCGACTCCGGCAGCCCGCCCcac GACTCTCAGGAGCCGGTGGCTGAAGGCCGCAGTGTGGACACCAGGCCCAAGAAGATGGAAAAAGAGGCTGCCGCCAGGGGGACCCCAGGAACGGGGAAGGAGAGGCTGAAAGCCGGAGCCA GCCCTCGGAGCGCCCCCGCGCGCAAGAAGGCGCAGACCGCGCCGCCCCCGCAGCCGCCGCCGCAACCCCCGGCCCTGAGCCAGGAGCTGCCCTGGGGAGACCTGTCGCTCAACAAGTGCCTGGTGCTCGCCTCGCTGGTGGCGCTGCTGGGCTCGGCTTTCCAGCTGTGCCGCG ACGCCGTGGCTGGGGAGGCAGCAGTCCAAGCGCGTGCGCCCGAGCCCTGGGTCCCGCCAAGCTCAGCCCCGAGGGAGCCATCGTCGCCCCTG CCTAAGTTCGAGGCCCAGGCGCCCCCATCAGCGCTGCCTGCGCCCCGGACCGAGGCAGAGATCAGACCCAAGATTCCCGGGAGTCGGGAGGCTGCAGAGAAGGACGAAGAGGAGCCTGGCGAGGCCACCGGAGAGGCCGTCGGGGAGGACCGTGCGCCCCTCGCAGACCGGGGACCCAAGGAGAGGCCTCGGAGACAGGGGAAACCGCGGAAGGAGAAGCCGCGGAAGGAGGAGAGGCCGAAGAAAGAGAGGCCGCGGAAGGAGGAGAGGCCACGGGCCGCCAGGGAGCCCCGGGAAGCCCTGCCTCGGCGCTGGGAGTCACGCGAAGGGGGCCATCGGCCGTGGGCACGGGACTCCAGGGACGCCGAGCCCAGGAAGAGGCAGGCCTGGGTCTCCCCGAGGCGTCCCTACGAGGAGGAGCGGCCTGGGAGTCGCCAGAAGCTCCGCGCAGGCAAGGGGCGGGACTAA